From a region of the Terriglobales bacterium genome:
- a CDS encoding class I SAM-dependent methyltransferase: MAVPDPKKRFSNRVEDYARYRPSYPRAILRTLIAECGLTPEWRIADIGSGTGKLAELFLDNG, encoded by the coding sequence GTGGCGGTACCTGATCCCAAAAAGCGGTTCTCCAATCGCGTAGAGGACTACGCGCGCTACCGGCCGTCGTATCCTCGCGCCATTCTGCGCACGCTGATCGCGGAGTGCGGGCTTACCCCCGAATGGCGCATTGCCGACATCGGCTCGGGTACCGGTAAGCTGGCAGAGTTGTTTCTCGACAACGG
- a CDS encoding YIP1 family protein: MSAAPVLSTPSPQPQAQPLSEWQRLVNIFVSPGQSFTDLKRKPSWWVPWLIMSVTSLIFVFAVGNRIGWERITENQIKLNPKAVEQLEKLSPEERARRMEISATITKDISYATPVILLLVAAVTAGVLMGTFNFGMGAEISFAASMAVVMYSFLPGILKTPLTIISVLAGSDPEAFNIRNPVATNLGFFVDAVQHPALNKLASAFDIFAIWSIILMGIGYACVSKLKRSSTMTTVFVWYALITLAGVVIALF; the protein is encoded by the coding sequence ATGAGTGCAGCTCCTGTCCTTTCCACGCCCTCGCCTCAGCCCCAGGCACAACCGCTTTCGGAATGGCAGCGTCTGGTCAATATCTTCGTCAGCCCCGGCCAGAGCTTTACCGATCTGAAACGCAAGCCGAGCTGGTGGGTGCCGTGGCTGATCATGTCAGTTACGTCGTTGATTTTTGTCTTCGCGGTGGGAAATCGGATCGGCTGGGAGCGAATCACGGAAAATCAAATCAAGCTGAACCCCAAAGCGGTGGAGCAATTAGAGAAGCTGTCTCCCGAAGAGAGAGCGCGGCGCATGGAGATCTCCGCCACCATCACCAAAGACATCTCTTACGCAACTCCTGTAATTTTGCTGCTGGTGGCTGCGGTTACCGCCGGCGTATTGATGGGCACCTTTAATTTCGGTATGGGAGCCGAGATCAGCTTTGCCGCCTCCATGGCGGTGGTGATGTACTCGTTCCTGCCGGGCATCCTCAAGACGCCGCTGACCATCATCAGCGTGCTCGCGGGCAGCGATCCCGAAGCGTTCAACATCCGCAACCCGGTGGCCACGAATCTAGGATTTTTTGTCGATGCGGTGCAGCATCCCGCACTGAACAAACTAGCCTCCGCGTTCGACATTTTTGCCATCTGGAGCATCATCCTGATGGGCATCGGATATGCATGCGTGAGCAAACTGAAGCGCTCCAGCACCATGACGACTGTCTTCGTGTGGTACGCCCTGATCACGCTGGCGGGAGTGGTGATCGCACTGTTCTAA
- a CDS encoding DinB family protein has product MNKFFLCLFTLTSVALSASAQEKNPVIEAAKAVMQRQSQNLVAAVEEMPADKYGFKPTPQQEAFAHIPIHTAQANNLLCSKVGNVPAPTTAELKDDAPKDQLVGALKASFDFCSKALAQATDANLGDEVELFGGRKGTRATAVLMMAGGWADHYAQAAMYLRLNGLLPPTAKPKK; this is encoded by the coding sequence ATGAACAAATTCTTCCTATGTCTGTTTACGCTGACGAGTGTTGCGCTCAGCGCCTCGGCCCAGGAGAAGAATCCCGTAATCGAGGCCGCAAAGGCGGTCATGCAGCGGCAGTCGCAGAACCTGGTGGCAGCGGTCGAGGAGATGCCGGCCGATAAATACGGCTTCAAGCCGACGCCGCAGCAGGAAGCGTTCGCGCACATCCCGATCCACACCGCGCAGGCCAACAATCTGCTGTGCAGCAAGGTGGGGAATGTTCCTGCGCCGACGACTGCAGAGTTGAAAGACGATGCGCCTAAAGACCAGCTAGTCGGAGCTCTTAAGGCATCTTTCGATTTCTGCAGCAAAGCCCTGGCACAAGCGACCGACGCCAACCTGGGAGATGAAGTCGAACTCTTTGGTGGGCGAAAAGGCACGCGCGCCACGGCAGTGCTGATGATGGCGGGCGGCTGGGCCGATCATTACGCCCAGGCAGCGATGTACCTGCGCCTGAACGGGCTGCTGCCGCCAACGGCCAAGCCGAAGAAATAA